TGCTGAGGGCCGTCTGAACGGTGTGCTGCAGTACAACGAGGACGAGATCGTCTCGAGCGACATCGTGCACAACCCGCACTCCTCGATCTTCGACGCGACGCTCACCAACGTCAGCGGCAACCTGGTCAAGGTCTCGAGCTGGTACGACAACGAGTGGGGCTACTCCAACCGTCTCGTCGACCTGACCGAGTACGTCGCAGAGCGTCTCTGATCCGCATATGAGTCTGCGCACCCTCGAATCTCTGGGTTCGCTCGATGGCAAGCGCGTCATCGTTCGTTGTGACCTGAACGTTCCCCTGCGGGACGGCGTCATCACGGACGATGGCCGCGTGCGCGCATCGCTGCCGACCCTCAACGCCCTGATCAACCAGGGCGCCCGCGTCATCATCTGCTCGCACCTCGGACGGCCGGATGGCGCGCCTGACCCGCAGTACAGCCTCGAGCCGGTCGCTCAGCGACTCTCGGAGCTGCTCGGCAAGCCGGTCGCGTTCGCTCGCGACACGGTGGGCGAGTCCGCACAGGAGGCCGTGGCCTCGCTCGAAGACGGCGATGTCGTCGTGATCGAGAACCTGCGGTTCAACGCGGGGGAGACCTCGAAGGATGCGCAGGCTCGTGCGGAGTTCGCGACGCAGCTCGCATCGCTCGGCGATGCGCTGGTGTCCGATGGCTTCGGTGTCGTTCACCGCAAGCAGGCCAGTGTCTACGAGCTCGCGCAGCAGGTGCCGTCCGCTGCGGGACTGCTGATCGCGACCGAACTCGACGTGCTGGATCGTCTGACCGAGAACCCCGAACGCCCCTACACGGTCGTCCTCGGTGGTTCCAAGGTCAGCGACAAGCTCGGTGTGATCTCGCACCTGCTCCCGCGCGTCGACCGCATCCTCGTGGGCGGCGGCATGCTGTTCACGTTCCTCGCGGCCGAAGGTCACGCTGTGGCATCGAGCCTGCTCGAAAAGGATCAGCTCGACACGGTTCGCGGCTACCTGGCTGAGGCGGCGGAGCGCGGTGTCGAGATCGTCCTGCCGACGGATGTCGTCGTCGCGGCGTCGTTCGCTGCGGATGCTGCGCACGAGACCGTCGCAGCTGACGCGATCGAGAGCACGGCATTCGGCGCATCCGGTATCGGCCTCGACATCGGCCCGGAGACGGCTGCCCGCTTCGCGGAGGCGATCCGCGGATCGCGCACCGTCTTCTGGAACGGCCCGATGGGCGTGTTCGAGTTCCCGGCGTTCGCCGCCGGAACCAAAGCCGTCGCACAGGCGCTGACCGAGGTCGACGGCCTCGGCGTCGTCGGCGGTGGCGACTCTGCTGCGGCCGTGCGTCAGCTCGGTTTCAGCGATGACCAGTTCGGTCACATCTCGACGGGCGGAGGCGCAAGCCTTGAGTTCCTCGAGGGCAAGAAACTCCCCGGCCTGGAGGTGCTCGGATGGGCGTAACCGCTCGTACCCCGCTGATTGCGGGCAACTGGAAGATGAACCTGGACCACCTGCAGGCGGTCGCGTTCGTGCAGAAGCTGCACTGGACGCTCAAGGATGCCAAGCACGAAGACGGCACCGTCGAGGTTGCGGTCTTCCCGCCGTTCACCGACCTGCGCAGCGTGCAGACGCTCATCGACGCCGACAAGATCCCGTTCGCACTCGGTGCGCAGGACCTGTCTGCTCACGACTCGGGTGCCTACACGGGCGAGATCTCGGGTGCGTTCCTTGCCAAGCTCGACGCAAAGTACGTCATCATCGGCCACTCCGAGCGTCGCGAATACCACGCCGAGGGCGACGATGTCGTTGCGGCGAAGGTCAAGGCCGCGCTCAAGCACGGACTCGTGCCGGTGATCTGCGTCGGCGAGACGGCAGAGGATCTCGAGAAGTTCGGTGCGAGCGCGGTTCCGGCCGGTCAGCTCAAGGCCGCTCTCGAGGGTGTTCCGGCGTCTGCGGAGATCGTCGTCGCCTACGAGCCGGTCTGGGCCATCGGCTCCGGCCAGGCGGCAACGCCGGCGCAGGCACAGGAAGTGTGTGCTGCACTGCGCAGCGTTCTTTCCACAGTTCTCGATGCGGATGCCGCAGCACGCACCCGCGTGCTCTACGGTGGCTCGGTGAAGGCTTCGAACATCGCGTCCTTCATGCGGGAGCCCGACGTCGACGGTGCGCTCGTCGGAGGCGCAAGCCTGCTGGCCGATGAGTTCAGCTCGATCATTCGGTTCCAGAAGCACGTCGGTGTGTGACGCGGGTTCGCTGACACCCTCGACGTATACTTGACCGTTATGCGGACAGCCCCGTCCGCCTGAAAGGCCATTTCGTGCAGATTCTTCAGTTTGTCCTGCAGGTGCTGCTGGGCATCACCAGCGTTCTGCTGACCCTTTTGATCCTTCTTCACAAGGGTCGCGGTGGCGGTCTCTCCGACATGTTCGGTGGTGGCATGTCCTCGGCAGCCGGCTCGTCCGGTCTCGCTGAGCGCAACCTCAACCGCTTCACGATCATCCTCGCCCTCGTCTGGTTCATCGCCATCGTCGCACTGGGCCTGATCACGAAGTTCGAGGTCATCTGATGGCTACCGGAGGAAACGCTATTCGCGGTACCCGTGTGGGTTCTGGTCCCATGGGCGAGCAGGATCACGGCTACCACGCAGACCGCATCGCGGTGTCGTATTGGGACGGCCTCGGCAACGAGACCGTTCGCTACTTCGCCGCGGGCCTCCCGGAGGAGGAGATCCCCGAGGTCATCGATCACCCCCAGACCGGCCTGCCGGCAGGGCGTGACAAGGAGAACCCGCCGGAGATCGCGAAGGCCGAGCCGTACAAGACGCACCTCGCCTACGTGAAGGAACGTCGCACCGACGATGAGGCTGTACAGCTGCTCGAAGACGCGCTGACGCAGCTGCGTGAGCGTCGCGGACAGATCTGATCTGAACGACCACGCGAAGAAGACGCGGCAGCGACCGCTCTCGTGAGAACTGCCCCTGGCTCTGCCAGGGGCAGTTCTCGTTTCAGCGGTGTGTGGGAGTGCGCTGATTCTGCGCGTCAGCGGCAGGATGCGGCGGCGTCGATCATGCTCTGCTCCGGGTATCCGTAGAGTGAGGCGCCGTTGCCTTCAGCGGTGTGACCCATGCTCAGCGCCCAGGCCGTCGCCCAGGCCTCGTTCGCGGCCTGATCCTCCCAGTCGAACTTCTCCCAGCATTTCGCGGCGATCGCGTGCCCCACCTCATGGGTGACCAGGGCGCGCATCACATCGCTGGGCCACATCTCGGCCACAGAGTTGGAGAGCGTGATGGTGGAGAAGCCACCCGAAGCGGAGTTCCAGGTCGCGGTTCCTCCCGCGCTCCCGTTGTCGCCATGTCCGTTCACGATGTCCGCCCAGTCGAAGTCGAGCAGCACACCCCCGGCGATGGAGCGGGCGTAGTCCTCGATCTCGAGGCGCACGTCATAGAGATCGCCTGACTTCTCGTCGAGTTCTTGAGCCGCCGATACGCGAACAGCTTCGACCGCCTGTTCGAGGTGCTGATAGATGTCGCCGGAGAGCTCGTCGAAGTCTGAACCCGCTGCTGCCGCGTCGACACCTGCTTCCCGCAGAGCGATGACGTCGGCTGTGCGCGCCCAGCGGTTCTCGGTCTCAATTGCGGGAACGGCGCCGGCAGCACCGACCAGGGCGGCGCTGCCCGCTGTCGTGAGCGTGTCGAGCGCGACGTCCAGGTCATCCGCGAGTGATTCGAGGTCGGCGTCGGCTTCGCGAGCCGCAGCGGTGTCTTCTCGCAGCGCGGCCGCGGCGGGGATGAGCGACCAGAACCACGCGGGCTTGCTCGGCGAGGCCGCCGCATCACTCGTGATCTTCGCGTCTGCTTCCGCTGCCGCGTCTTCCGCGCTCTTCAGCGCCACCTCGAGTTCTCCGCGCGCCTGGGCGGGAAGAAGCGCATCCGTCCCGACGCTCAGGATCGTGCGTCCGGCGGCTGCCGTACCCTGCGTCTGCAGCACGAGCGCAGCGGACTCCTCGCGGGTGCGCTCCCAATCGCCGGAAGCGTCCTCCCACTTCGCGCGCGCATCGTCGTAGGCGAGATGAGAGGCGAGCTGCACACCCGCGCCGACGCACAGCATCAGCACGGCGACCGCAGGATAGATCCACCGTCTCTGGCTTCGTGCCCGCACGGCGAGGGGAGTTGTGGCGTCGGCCGCTCCACCGTGAAACTGCGGAGGAAGCTCATGACGGCCGGACGTCGGGGGCCCAGGGTGGACGATCGGCTCTGTCATATGCAGACTCCTGTCGCTCGGGCGTGAGGCGACTCTATCGCGGTCGTCGTGCGTGAAATGCAGAACGCCCCGCCGAGTGGCGGGGCGTTCAGGATCGGAGGGGCTGACGAGAATCGAACTCGCATCATCTGTTTGGAAGACAGAGGCTTTACCACTAAGCTACAGCCCCGTTTCCGGGGCTCAATCGCACCGGTCGTGGATATTCAATTGTTGATTCTGCGGAACCCGACCTTCCGGAAGGGGACTCATTGATCATAGCGGACGTTGGGGGGTGCTCTTGTCCGTTAGACTCGTCGAGGCCGTTCCCGCGTGCGCGGGTTCATCCGGGGCGTAGCTCAGCTTGGTAGAGCGCCCGCTTTGGGAGCGGGAGGTCGCAGGTTCAAATCCTGTCGCCCCGACGTCGTATACGTGACACCTCTCGACCGCGCCGCTGAAGTGCGCGGGTCATTCACAAGGAGAACATCAGCATGGCGAACAGCACCGTTGAGACGCTGACCCCGACTCGGGTCAAGCTGAACATCACGGTCACCCCGGAAGACCTCAAGCCCGGCATTGCGCACGCTTACGAGCACATCGCTCAGGACGTGCAGATCCCCGGCTTCCGCAAGGGCAAGGTTCCGGCGCCGATCATCGACCAGCGCGTCGGCCGCGGTGCGGTCATCGAGCACGCCGTCAACGAGGGTCTGGACCGCTTCTTCCAGGAGGCCGTCGCGGAGCACAAGATCCGCATCGTCGGTCGCCCGTCGGCAGACATCACCCAGTGGCCGAACGAGAAGGACTTCTCCGGCGACCTGCTCGTCGAGATCGAGGTTGACGTCCGTCCCGAGATCACGCTGCCCAGCTACGACGACATCACGCTCACGGTCGACGCCGTCGAGACGGATGAGGCCGCGATCGAGGAGGAGCTCAACAACCTCCGTGCGCGCTTCGGCACCCTGATTCCGGTCGACCGTCCCGCAGCCAAGGGCGACTTCGTCGAGCTCGACCTCGTCGCGACGATCGATGGCGCTGAGATCGACCGCGCCGAGGGCGTGTCCTACGAGGTCGGCTCGGGCGAGCTGCTCGAGGGCATCGACGACGCAATCGAGTCGCTGACGGCTGGCGAAGACACCACGTTCCGTTCGAAGCTCGTGGGCGGCGACCACGCCGGCTCCGAGGCGGAGGTCTCCGTGACGGTCAAGGCTGTCAAGGAGCGCGAGCTTCCCGAGGCTGACGACGACTTCGCCCAGATCGCGAGCGAGTTCGACACGATCGCCGAGCTCCGCGAGAGCCTGAGCGAGCGTGTCTCGCAGCAGGGCGTGTTCGCGCAGGGCTCTGCCGCGCGCGACCAGCTCATCGAGGCGCTCCTCGCCAAGGTCGAGATCCCTGTCCCGCCGAAGCTGATCGAAGACGAGGTGCACAACCACCTCGACGGTGAGGGTCGCCTTGAGGACGACGAGCACCGCGCCGAGGTCACCGAGGCGAGCGAGAAGCAGTTCCGCACGCAGGTGCTGTTCGACGCGATCGCCGAGGACGCGAACGTCCAGGTGTCGCAGGACGAGCTGACGCAGTACCTGATCCAGTCGGCTGCGCAGTACGGAATGGCTCCGCAGGAGTTCGTCGAGGCGCTGCAGTCTGCAGGTCAGCTTCCTGTTCTCGTCGGCGAGGTTGCGCGCAACAAGGCCATCGCGATTGCGCTCGGCAAGGTGAAGGTCGTGGACTCGAACGGCAAGGCTGTCGACCTCAGCGGTTTCATCGCCGTCGACGAGGACGAGACCGAAGACGCTGCTGCGGAGGAGAAGCCCGCGAAGAAGGCCCCTGCGAAGAAGGCTCCGGCGAAGAAGGCTGCCGCGGACGACGCAGAAGCCAAGCCCGCCAAGAAGCCGGCTGCAAAGAAGGCTCCGGCCAAGAAGGCTGACGCCGCCGAGTAATTCGGTCGGTGTGGAGAAGGGCGGATGCTGCGGCATCCGCCCTTCGTCGTCTCAGAGAGGATGAGCGGATGAGCTGGCACGAGCGGGTGGATGCCGTCTGGGCGGACGAGGCGCTGGACGATATGGCGCGTGTGCGCGCGATCGATGCGCTGGCTGCGGAGCGGGCGCCCGGGGATGCGCAGGCCCTGTTCGAGCAGGCCGGCGCGCGCGACTCGGCGGGTCTGGAGGAGGACGCAGAGCCGCTCTATCGCGCCGCCCTGCGCGGTGGGCTCGAGGAAGGTCTCCGTTCGCAAGCCGTGATCCAGCTCGCGAGCACGCTGCGCAACCTCGGACGCCTTGAAGAGAGTCTGACTCTCTTGGCCGAGGAGCGCCGTCGCGGCGGGGAGCTGCAGGATGCCGCATCCGCCTTCTATGCGCTCGCGCTCGTCTCCGCCGGGCGGGCACAAGAGGCGGCGAGCGTCGCACTCGCTGCGCTCGCGCCCCACCTGCCTCGGTACACGCGCTCAGTCACCGCCTACGCGGCTGAGCTCGCGTCTGACGCCACAGACTGAGGATCACCGCACGTCGTCGTCGCTGATCGCGGTGCCCTGCACCATCTCGACCCAGCGGGTGAGGAATGCTGCCCCGGCCTCATCGTGGATGAGTTCACCGGCGGTGAGGACGGGATAGGGCGTCTCCGGAACGCCATCGGCGGGGCGCACGTCGACGTGCGCGACGTCATACCCCTGTTCGTGGAGCCAATCAGCCATGGCGTAGTCCGTGCGAGAGTCGCCGACGGTGCGCCAGCGGATCGGCAGCGGCCCCTGGGGGAGGAGGAGCTCGATCGCCCGGAGTGCGCCGAGGTCTTTCCCCAGGCGAATGGACTCGATGTCGGTGGAGATGATGGTCGAGTCGATCCGGTAGTCGATCGTGGCCGCGGATGCGGGCGCTTCGCGGCCGTCGTGCTCGACGCCCAGATCGTGGCGAGCCATCTCCGTGAAGGCTGCGGCGTCGAAGTCGCGCTGATGGTGCTTGTAGTCCGCGTTGTCGACATACGTGTGCTGCTCGACCGAGACCATTGCCCGCTTCGTGTGGTCGAAGAACATGTGCGAGGAGAAGCGCTCCGAGACCAGACGCTCGATGGACTCTCCGTAGGGCGCAGGCACGGCGAGTTCGGGGGAGACGTGGATCTCGCCCACTCCGCGAGGCGTGATCTCGAACCAGACCGCTCCCTTCTCGCACACGGCGAACACGCGCGCGTGCTCGGGAAGACCTGCCGCGAGCAGCGGCTCGACGACCTCGTCACGGATGAACGCGTCCGAACGCCCGGTGTTGAAGACGATCGGCACGCCCGCGTGCGCGAGGGTGACGAGATCCTGCACGATCGAGTCGATCGCGATCGAACGGCTGACCGGGCTGGCGATGGGGCCATCGACGTCAAGGAGCAGGCCGAGCGGTGGTGCGGAGACAGACATACCTCGACGGTACCGGGCTTCCGTGCGGCCGCAGACCGCATGGCGTCATACGGTCTCCGGCTACGGGGAGAGACGCGCGATATGCCGACGGCGAACACGCGCGGTGCACCGCGTCGGCGCCGGTAGATTCGAATCACCGAACACGGAAACAGGAGCTGACATGGCTGCAGAACCCCTCGTCGCGACGAGCGTCTTCGACAGGCTGCTGAAAGATCGCATCATCTGGCTCGGCTCAGAGGTGCGAGACGAGAACGCAAACGAGATCTGCGCGAAGATCCTTCTTCTCGCCGCAGAAGACTCCGAGCGTGACATCTACCTCTACATCAACTCGCCCGGCGGGTCGATCACGGCGGGCATGGCGATCTATGACACCATGCAGTTCGTCCCGAACGACATCGTCACCGTCGGCATCGGCATGGCGGCCTCGATGGGCCAGCTGCTGCTGACCGCGGGCACCAAGGGCAAGCGCTACATCACGCCGAACGCCCGCGTGCTGCTGCACCAGCCGCACGGCGGTTTCGGCGGTACGTCCAGCGACATCCAGACGCAGGCGCAGCTCATCATCTCGATGAAGAACCGCCTCGCCGAGATCACGGCAGCGCAGACCGGCAAGTCCGTCGAGCAGATCAACGCCGATGGTGACCGCGACCGCTGGTTCACCGCTGAGGAGGCGCTGGAGTACGGCTTCGTGGACCACATCCGCGAGTCGGCCACCGACGTCATCGGCGGCGGCGGCACCGACCAGGACGCCAAGTAGGAACCGGAGCGAGAGGACTCTCATGCACACCCCCACCTTCCGCTCAGCCGGCAACCTGCCGTCCAGCCGATACGTTCTTCCGCAGTTCGAAGAGCGCACCGCCTATGGCTTCAAGCGCCAGGACCCGTACAACAAGCTGTTCGAAGACCGTGTGATCTTCCTCGGCGTGCAGGTCGACGACGCCTCAGCCGACGATGTGATGGCTCAGCTCCTGGTTCTGGAGAGCCAGGATTCCGAGCGCGACATCACGATGTACATCAACTCGCCGGGTGGCTCGTTCACGGCGATGACCGCGATCTACGACACCATGCAGTACGTGGCGCCGCAGATCCAGACGGTCGTTCTCGGTCAGGCGGCGTCGGCGGCATCCGTGCTGCTCGCCGCCGGAGCGCCGGGCAAGCGCCTCGCCCTGCCCAACGCACGTGTGCTCATGCACCAGCCGGCGATGGGTGAAGCAGGCCACGGTCAGGCATCCGACATCGAGATCCAGGCCGCGGAGATCCTCCGCATGCGCACCTGGCTCGAAGAGACGATGGCCCGCCACACGGGCAAGTCCGTCGAGCAGGTCAACCGCGACATCGATCGCGACAAGATCCTCTCGGCGGCGGAGGCCCTGGAGTACGGCATCGTCGACCAGGTGCTGACCAGCCGCAAGCGCACGCCGCTCTCCTGAGCGCAGCGCAAAAGGGGGTGACTCGGATGATCCGGGTCACCCCCTTTTCGCGTCGCAATCCGGTCTGAGCGAATGTGCAGCGCCCCCGCCGTTCGTGCTCATATGAGCAATGCGGTGCGCGTACGCAGGTACGGGCGTATGGTCGAGGCATGACGATCACTCTCGACGACGAGCTGCTCGCCGTGCGTGTCGCGGAGCTCTACTACGACGACAACAAGACACAGGACGAGATCGGCGGCCTGCTGCGCATCTCGCGCTGGAAGGTCGGTCGTCTGCTGGCTCAGGCGCGCGAGGCGGGGATCGTTCGGATCGAGATCGTGCACCCGCGTGCTCGCAGGCTCGGCGTCGAGCGAGAGCTCCGCCAGCGATTCGGGCTCGCGGACGCGGTCGTCGTCCCCTCTTCGGGGGAAGGCGAGGATTCGCTGGAGCGCGTCGCACAGGCTGCGGCGGACCTGCTGGCCGCGCTCCGACCCGTGCCTCGCACGCTCGCGGTCAGCTGGGGACGCACGCTCACCGCGACCGCAGAGCGGCTGCCCGAGCGATGGGCGCACGGCGTCACGGTCGTACAGATGAATGGCGGCGTCAGTGTGAATCGCCGTCCCGGCGGGGCGGCCTCCCTCGCGGCGACGATCGCCCAGCGTGGCAACGGTCAGGTCGCGCTGCTGCCCAGCCCCGCGATCCTGGAGCGTCTGGAGACCAAGCAGGCGATCGAAAGCGATCGCACGGTGGCGGGAGTCCTTGAGCAGGCCGCATCCGCGGACGCCTTCCTCTTCACGGCGGGTGCGTGCGACCGTCATTCTGCGCATGTCGAGAACGGCTACCTGAGTGTCGACGACATCCTCGAACTCGCCCAGCGCGGTGCGGTCGGCGACGTTCTCGGCCGCTACATCGACGCGGACGGCCATATCGTCGCTCCTGAGCTGGATGCGCGCACGGTCGGCCTGGGGCTCGACCGCCTGCGTTCCGCGGAGACCGCCATTTTCGTGACGTCCGGTCACGGCAAATACGACATCGCCCGCACCGTCGTGACGACGGGGCTGTGCAGCGTACTCGTGACCGACGAAGAAACCGCTCGAGCACTCTTGGAGGAGAAGTGACGACAAGTGAACTCACCCGCCGGACGGCGGAAGACATGTTGGGTGGTGAACCCGACAACGCGACACTCCGGCGCTTCCTGCATGGGCTGCCTGGCGTCGATGCCGTGGGGCTCGAGCAGCGCTCTGCGGCGCTCGGCACCCGTTCGATCAAGACGACGTCCAAGGCGTGGGCGCTCGACACGATCGTCCGGCTCATCGACCTGACGACGCTGGAGGGTGCGGATACACCGGGGAAGGTGCGATCGCTCGTCGCGAAGGCGATGAACCCGGATGCCGCGGATCCGACGACCCCGTTGGTCGCCGCTGTCTGCGTCTACGGCGACATGGTGCCCTACGCGGTCGAGGCGCTCGGCGCACGGCACGGCGACCCGGATCACGGTGGCGTCTCCGTCGCCGCCGTGGCGACGGCGTTCCCGAGCGGTCGCTCATCGATGGCCATCAAGCTCGCGGACACCCGTGAGGCCGTCGCTGCCGGCGCGGATGAGATCGACATGGTCATCGACCGCGGCGCGTTCCTCTCGGGGAACTACGCACTCGTCTTCGAGCAGATCGTGCGTGTCAAAGAAGCATGCCGCCGTGAGGACGGCAGCTACGCCTCGCTCAAGGTGATCCTGGAGACGGGGGAACTGAACACCTACGACAACATCAAGCGGGCGTCATGGCTCGCCATCCTGGCGGGCGGCGACTTCATCAAGACGTCCACCGGCAAGGTCGCCCCTGCGGCCACTCTGCCCGTGACGCTGCTCATGCTGGAGGTCGTGCGCGACTGGTACCGCCTGACCGGCGAGAAGATCGGTGTGAAGCCCGCCGGTGGCATCCGCACGTCCAAGGACGCGATCAAGTATCTCGTTCTCGTTGCCGAGACCGTGGGGGAGGACTGGCTGCAGCCGCACCTCTTCCGCTTCGGCGCTTCCAGTCTTCTGAATGACGTTCTCCTGCAGCGCCAGAAGCTTCGTACCGGCCACTACTCCGGCCCCGACTACGTGACCATCGACTAGGAGCATGATGAGTTTCCTGGAATACGCACCCGCGCCCGAGGCGCGATCGATCCTCTCGCTGCGCGACAGCTACGGACTCTTCCTTGACGGAGAGTTCGTCGAGGGACGGGGAGAGCCGTTCACGACGATCTCCCCGGCGGATGAGTCGCACATCGCAACGATCGCGCACGCCTCCGAAGAAGACATCGACGCTGCGGTCGCCGCAGCGCGCCGCGCCCACACCAAGGTGTGGTCGAAAATGTCCGGTCGTGATCGCGGGAAGTACCTCTTCCGCATCGCGCGGCTCGTGCAGGAGCGCGCCCGTGAGCTCGCTGTCGCCGAGAGCCTCGACAACGGCAAGCCCATCAAGGAAGCCCGCGACGTCGATGTTCCGCTCGTCGCATCCTGGTTCTTCTACTACGCAGGCTGGGCCGACAAGCTCGACTACGCCGGCCTCGGCGCCGACCCCCGCTCGTTGGGCGTTGCGGGGCAGATCATCCCGTGGAACTTCCCG
The DNA window shown above is from Microbacterium keratanolyticum and carries:
- a CDS encoding RNA polymerase-binding protein RbpA; the encoded protein is MATGGNAIRGTRVGSGPMGEQDHGYHADRIAVSYWDGLGNETVRYFAAGLPEEEIPEVIDHPQTGLPAGRDKENPPEIAKAEPYKTHLAYVKERRTDDEAVQLLEDALTQLRERRGQI
- a CDS encoding phosphoglycerate kinase, with the protein product MSLRTLESLGSLDGKRVIVRCDLNVPLRDGVITDDGRVRASLPTLNALINQGARVIICSHLGRPDGAPDPQYSLEPVAQRLSELLGKPVAFARDTVGESAQEAVASLEDGDVVVIENLRFNAGETSKDAQARAEFATQLASLGDALVSDGFGVVHRKQASVYELAQQVPSAAGLLIATELDVLDRLTENPERPYTVVLGGSKVSDKLGVISHLLPRVDRILVGGGMLFTFLAAEGHAVASSLLEKDQLDTVRGYLAEAAERGVEIVLPTDVVVAASFAADAAHETVAADAIESTAFGASGIGLDIGPETAARFAEAIRGSRTVFWNGPMGVFEFPAFAAGTKAVAQALTEVDGLGVVGGGDSAAAVRQLGFSDDQFGHISTGGGASLEFLEGKKLPGLEVLGWA
- the deoC gene encoding deoxyribose-phosphate aldolase; translation: MLGGEPDNATLRRFLHGLPGVDAVGLEQRSAALGTRSIKTTSKAWALDTIVRLIDLTTLEGADTPGKVRSLVAKAMNPDAADPTTPLVAAVCVYGDMVPYAVEALGARHGDPDHGGVSVAAVATAFPSGRSSMAIKLADTREAVAAGADEIDMVIDRGAFLSGNYALVFEQIVRVKEACRREDGSYASLKVILETGELNTYDNIKRASWLAILAGGDFIKTSTGKVAPAATLPVTLLMLEVVRDWYRLTGEKIGVKPAGGIRTSKDAIKYLVLVAETVGEDWLQPHLFRFGASSLLNDVLLQRQKLRTGHYSGPDYVTID
- a CDS encoding tetratricopeptide repeat protein; amino-acid sequence: MSWHERVDAVWADEALDDMARVRAIDALAAERAPGDAQALFEQAGARDSAGLEEDAEPLYRAALRGGLEEGLRSQAVIQLASTLRNLGRLEESLTLLAEERRRGGELQDAASAFYALALVSAGRAQEAASVALAALAPHLPRYTRSVTAYAAELASDATD
- the tpiA gene encoding triose-phosphate isomerase → MGVTARTPLIAGNWKMNLDHLQAVAFVQKLHWTLKDAKHEDGTVEVAVFPPFTDLRSVQTLIDADKIPFALGAQDLSAHDSGAYTGEISGAFLAKLDAKYVIIGHSERREYHAEGDDVVAAKVKAALKHGLVPVICVGETAEDLEKFGASAVPAGQLKAALEGVPASAEIVVAYEPVWAIGSGQAATPAQAQEVCAALRSVLSTVLDADAAARTRVLYGGSVKASNIASFMREPDVDGALVGGASLLADEFSSIIRFQKHVGV
- a CDS encoding ATP-dependent Clp protease proteolytic subunit, whose translation is MAAEPLVATSVFDRLLKDRIIWLGSEVRDENANEICAKILLLAAEDSERDIYLYINSPGGSITAGMAIYDTMQFVPNDIVTVGIGMAASMGQLLLTAGTKGKRYITPNARVLLHQPHGGFGGTSSDIQTQAQLIISMKNRLAEITAAQTGKSVEQINADGDRDRWFTAEEALEYGFVDHIRESATDVIGGGGTDQDAK
- the tig gene encoding trigger factor; amino-acid sequence: MANSTVETLTPTRVKLNITVTPEDLKPGIAHAYEHIAQDVQIPGFRKGKVPAPIIDQRVGRGAVIEHAVNEGLDRFFQEAVAEHKIRIVGRPSADITQWPNEKDFSGDLLVEIEVDVRPEITLPSYDDITLTVDAVETDEAAIEEELNNLRARFGTLIPVDRPAAKGDFVELDLVATIDGAEIDRAEGVSYEVGSGELLEGIDDAIESLTAGEDTTFRSKLVGGDHAGSEAEVSVTVKAVKERELPEADDDFAQIASEFDTIAELRESLSERVSQQGVFAQGSAARDQLIEALLAKVEIPVPPKLIEDEVHNHLDGEGRLEDDEHRAEVTEASEKQFRTQVLFDAIAEDANVQVSQDELTQYLIQSAAQYGMAPQEFVEALQSAGQLPVLVGEVARNKAIAIALGKVKVVDSNGKAVDLSGFIAVDEDETEDAAAEEKPAKKAPAKKAPAKKAAADDAEAKPAKKPAAKKAPAKKADAAE
- a CDS encoding ATP-dependent Clp protease proteolytic subunit, producing the protein MHTPTFRSAGNLPSSRYVLPQFEERTAYGFKRQDPYNKLFEDRVIFLGVQVDDASADDVMAQLLVLESQDSERDITMYINSPGGSFTAMTAIYDTMQYVAPQIQTVVLGQAASAASVLLAAGAPGKRLALPNARVLMHQPAMGEAGHGQASDIEIQAAEILRMRTWLEETMARHTGKSVEQVNRDIDRDKILSAAEALEYGIVDQVLTSRKRTPLS
- a CDS encoding sugar-binding transcriptional regulator, producing the protein MTITLDDELLAVRVAELYYDDNKTQDEIGGLLRISRWKVGRLLAQAREAGIVRIEIVHPRARRLGVERELRQRFGLADAVVVPSSGEGEDSLERVAQAAADLLAALRPVPRTLAVSWGRTLTATAERLPERWAHGVTVVQMNGGVSVNRRPGGAASLAATIAQRGNGQVALLPSPAILERLETKQAIESDRTVAGVLEQAASADAFLFTAGACDRHSAHVENGYLSVDDILELAQRGAVGDVLGRYIDADGHIVAPELDARTVGLGLDRLRSAETAIFVTSGHGKYDIARTVVTTGLCSVLVTDEETARALLEEK
- the secG gene encoding preprotein translocase subunit SecG yields the protein MQILQFVLQVLLGITSVLLTLLILLHKGRGGGLSDMFGGGMSSAAGSSGLAERNLNRFTIILALVWFIAIVALGLITKFEVI